AGAACAAAAAAAATGATTACTTATAAAAGAGCTTTTACATGAAAATCACCCTTGTCGCGTTGCTCAGCCTAGCTAGCCTAGCCCACGCGCAGCAGGCGCCCCTACTGCGTGCCGAAGGCCCCAAAATCGTGGATGCCCAGCACCGCGAGGTGCTGCTGCGCGGCATGAACCTGGGCGGCTGGCTGTTGCAGGAAGGATACATGATGAAGCCCGGCTACGGCGGCACCCAGGGTTCGGTGAAAAAAGTGCTGTACGCGGCGGGGCTGAGCGACGCGGCGGTGGAAAAATTCTACCAGCAGTACCGGGACAATTTTATCACGAAGGCCGATATTGATTTTATTGCGCAACAGGGCTTTAACTGTATTCGCCTACCCCTGCACTACGACCTGTTTCTGACCCCGGCGCAGCGGGCGGTGCGCAACGGCGTGATTCGGGGAACGGTGCCGTATGCTGATTACGTGGCGAAGCTAAAGGAATGGCAGCAGAAAGGCGAGCTGTTTAAGGAGCCGGCCCGGCTCGAAGCCATTCGGATTATTGACCAGACGCTGGTCTGGTGCGCGGCCAATAAGCTATACGTGGTGCTGGATTTGCACGCCGCACCGGGCGCGCAGGGTACCGACTCGAACATCGCCGATGCCTTGCAGCCCAACGACTTCTGGAACGAGCCGGTGTACCAGGAAATGACCAATGGGCTGTGGGCCACGTTGGCCCGGCGCTATAAAAACGACGGCCGCATTGCCATGTACGACCTTATCAATGAGCCTAATAACGTGCCCGGCGGCAACCCGCCCATCCAGGCCATGTTTGAGAAGCTCATCAACACGGTGCGCGCCCAGGGCGACCAGCACCTGCTGCTGCTGGAGGGCAATGGCTACGGCAACAACTATAATTCTATCGAGAAAAAGACCTTCACGCACCAGGAGAACCTGGTGTATAACGCGCACCGGTACAGCATTTTGCCCAAATATCCGCTCAGTAATGCCGTGGACGCCAGCAACCCTGACGCTAACCAGCTCGGGGCCATTGGCAATTTGCTGCGCTTTCGGGCGGCGCAAAACGTACCGGTGTGGGTGGGCGAAACCGGCGAAAACAGCGCGCAGTGGATGGGCGAGGCTGCCCGTAACCTCAACAGCGTGGGCATCGGCTGGTGCAACTGGACCTACAAGCGCTTTAGCGACAAGCCAATTGCGGCGCTGCTGCGCATCAGGCTGCCCTACCCGGTCGATGTGAAGTCGGCCGCCGATTTGCCGGTTATTTTGGAAAATATCAAATTCCAGAATTGCGTACTGAACCCGGAGGTGATTGCCGCGCTGAAGGCGGAATTGAAGTAATTTTCGTCGTCCTTCCTCAGCTACATTTAGTCCTTACCCCATGCGCTGGTGCCCGTTGTTATTGCTCGCGGGGGGCTTTTGCGCGGTGCGGCTGGCGGGTGCCCAGGTGGCCCCGGCAGCCACGCACGCTATTGAGCGCCCGGTGCCGCTGGATGCGGTGCGCGTGACGGCGGCGCACCTACGACGGCGGGTAGTGGGCAATTCGAGTGATTCGCGGCAGACGTTTTTTTGGCCCGACTACAATACGCCCGGCAATCAATTCGGCCAGCTCCTTTCGTTGCAGCGGCCGGGCTGGTTAGAGGCAGTTTCGTTTCACGCAGCGGCGTGCAGCTACGACAGCCTGTTTTTACGGGTGCAGGTGTATGGCGTGGACCAAGGATTTCCGGGGGCGGCGCTGCTGCTGCGGCCGGTGGCCGTACGGCTGGCGCGGGCCGACCTGGCCAACCGGGTGGTGCTCGACCTGCGGCCATCCCACGTCTGGCTCAAGGGCGACGCGGTGGTGGCACTCGAAATACTGCGGGCGCAGGGGCCGGATACGCTGGCCTTTTCGGCGGCGATGGTACCGGGGCCGAGCTACGAAATTGACCTGCCCGGCGACAGTACCAACTGTAACATTCCGCCGCGGGGCACCAGCCGGGGGGCGGTGCCCTGGCAGTAGAGCCCTACTACCCCCTGGCGCAAAACCAACCTGTTCAGCATTGGCATAAACGCGACTATTCTGCAAGAATCCCGTTAAGAGTTTCCTCTTTCTACCCCTGCTTATGAAAGCTAACCTGCTTGTTTACTTCGCTTCGGCCCTTTTACTGGCCGCCCCTACCCCCCCGGCCGCGGCCCAGGCAGCCCCGAAGCCCACAGTTATTCTCTTCGTGGGCAACAGCTTTTTTCACGGGGCTTTTGAGCCGGTGCTGAGCTACAACACAGCGGCCGTGACCGACGAAAACTTTAAGCCCACCGGGCCGCGCAGCGGGCGCGAGCACGCCGATGGGCCCTGGGGCGGTATTCCGGGCATTTTCAAGAAGCTGACTGACGAGGTAGGGCTGAACTACGAAGTACACCTGGAGGCCATCAGCGGGCAGACCTTGCAGTTTCATTACGACAGCGCGCTGGCCGTGATTAAGCAGCCCAAGTGGGACCGGGTGATTATGCACGACTACAGTACCGGACCGGTGCCCATGCGCCACGGCGGCCAGCCCGCGCGATTTTTCACCTACGCCACCAAGCTGGAGCAGGCCGTGCACGAGGTGAATCCAAAGGCCAAAATATACCTCTACGAAACCTGGGCGCGGGCCGACCTCACCTATCCCGCCGACAAAAATTACACCGGCCTACCCCTCGACTCGATGACGACCGACCTGCACCGGGCCTACTACCAGGAAGCGGCGCAGGACCACGGCTTTGCGGGCGTGGCACCGGCCGGCGATGCCTGGCTGCGCGCCGTGCGCCAGGGCCTGGCCGACCCCAACCCCTACGACGACGCCGAGCCCGGTAAAGTGGACCTCTGGGGCCGCGACCACTACCACCCCAGCGCCTACGGTGCCTACCTCAACGCCTGCGTGGTGCTGGCTGAAGTAACGGGCTACGACCCCCGCAAGTTGGGCGCGCAGGAGCAGGCCGCCGCCGCCCTGGGCATCGCGCCCGAGGTGGCCGTGCGGCTGCAAAAAATAGCCTACGAGCAGGTGCGGGCCGGGCGCAAGGGGTAGGGCCGGCCGCGACTGTCCGGCAATGGACACACTGCCCGGTAATGGACGCATTTCGCTGGATGTTTCGGCTTGTATAGTGAATTAATTTATTGATTAATAAGTAGTTATTTTGCTGGCACGGAGCTTGGCTTTAGTAGGGAGAACTACCTTGCTACTTGCCCGCTCATGGACAGAATTATTGACACCGCTACCCAGCGCCGCCGCCGGCTGCGCACCTGGCTGCTCGGCGTGGCGGCGCTGGCCGCGCTGCTGGCGGCCGGGTGGGGGCTGCGGGCCGCGTTGCAGCCCAGCCTGCGGCGGGGTGATATCCTCACGGCCCGTGTCGAAACCGGTGACGTGGACGCCACGCTCACCGCCGCCGGCACCATTATTCCGGCGCGGGAGGTGGTCATTACCAGTCCCATCCCGAGCACAGTGCGGCGGGTGGTGCTGGCGGTGGGCGCACGGGTGCGGCCGGGCCAGCTCATCCTGGAATTGGACAAAGACCTGGCCGCCTCGGCGCTGGCCAAGCTCGACGATGAGCAGCTGCGCAACCAGAATAAGAACTCGCAACTACAGCTCACGCTGGACCGCAGCCTCACCGACCTGGCGGCCCAGCAGCAGAGCCAGGATTTGAAGGTGAGCAGCCTGGAATCGGCGTTGCGCGATGAGCAGCACCTGCTAGCCATTGGGGGCGGCACCGCCGAGGCCGTGCGCCAGGCCGAATTGAACCTGCGCACCGCCCGCCTCGAAGCCCAGCGCCTGCGCCAACAGCTGGCCAACCAGCGCCTGGCCAGCCAGGCTGACCGCCGCGAGCTGGGCTATACCGTGTCGATGCAGCAGCGCAGCATCCAGGAGCAGGCCGGCAAGCTACGCCAGGCCGACATCAGCAGCCAGCTGCCTGGCGTGCTCACTTGGGTAAATGACAACCTCGGGGCCACCGTGCAGGCCGGCGACGCCCTGGCGCGGGTAGCCGACCTCAGCCGCTACCGCGTGCGCGCCACGCTCGCCGATAGCTACGCCGACCAGCTGCACCCCGGCGATGCCGTGCTGGTGCGCCTCGGCCCCGGCACCGACCTGCGCGGCACCGTGGCCAGCATCAGCCCGGCCGTGGACAAGGGGGTAGTGACCTTTTACGCTACCCTCGCCAACGACCACCACCCGGCCCTGCGCGCCAATCTGCGCGCCGACGTGTTCGTGATAACCCGCGCCCACCGCGGCGTGCTGCGCCTCCACAACGGCCCCTTCTACCAGGGCGGCCAGGAGCAGCCGGTGTTCGTGCTGGCGGGGGGTAGGGCCGGGCGCAGGGTGGTGCATTTTGGCGATAGCAACACCGATTACGTGCAGGTGCTGAGAGGCTTGACGAAGGGTGAGGAGGTGATTGTGTCGGATACCAAGGGGTTTGTGGACACGCCGGAATTGCAGGTGGAGTAGCCCCATACACTTCCGGCCCCCTTCCCTGCGGGGGAGGGAGAGCCTGACGAGCCTTCATCTAAAACTTATTAAAAATTACCGCCGTGTTTCTCGTCCGTAAAAAATTACCGTGCCATCAGCAATCGTCCGGCTCCCCTCCCCCGCAGGGGAGGGGTCGGGGGTGGAGCTGCGCACGGCGGGCGGCCTTACTCCTGCTCCTCCTACCCCTCATCGCCCCTGCCCAAACCCTCACCCTCCCCGACCTCATTCAACAAACCCTCACCACCGCCGCGCCCGGCCTGCAAGCCCGCGCCGCCCGCGAGGGCGGCTACTGGGCCTACCGCGCCTACCAGGCCAGCTACCGGCCGCAGCTGGCGCTGCAAGGCGTGGTGCCGAGCTTCAACCGGGCCATTATTCCGGTGGTGCAGCCCGATGGCACGACCGCGTTTCAGTCGGTGCGCTACAACAACTCGCTGCTGGCCGTGAACCTGACGCAGAACATCGGCCTCACCGGCGCGCAGGTGGTGGTGGGCTCGCAAGTGCAGCGGTTCGATGATTTTATCCGAACCGAGAAACGCTATAACAACCAGCCCTTTACCCTGGGCCTGACCCAGCCGCTGGGCTACTTCAACGCCCTGAAGTGGGACAGCCGCATCGCACCGCTGCTCTACCAGGAAAGCCAGCGCCAGTATCTGGAGGACCGCGAGGCCATCGCGCAGCGCGTGACGGAACTGTATTTCGACGTGCTGTTGCAGCAGGTAAACGCCGCCGTGGCCGGCCAAAACGCCCAGGCCACCGCCGAGCTGCTGCGGGTGGGTAGGGAGAAATACCAACTGGGCCGCCTCTCGGAAAGCGACTTATTGCAATTAGAACTCAACCTGCTGAACGCCCAGCAGGCCCAGGCTCAGGCGCTGCTCGACGCCGAAACCGCCACCGTGAGCCTGCGTACCTACTGCGCCCTCCCTACCCCCGACCCCACCGCCGGAGCCGCGCCACTGGCCGTGCCGACCCCCGCGCCTACCCTGGCCGTAGTGCCCGCCGAGGCGCTGGCCCAGGCCCAGCAGCACCGGGTGGCGGTGCTGGCCCTGGCCCGCCGCCAGCTGCAAGCGGCCCGCGACGTGGCCCAGGCGCGCGGCACCACCGGCCTGCTGGCTACCCTCACCGCCAACCTCGGCTACGTAAACCAGGCCCCGCAACTAACTGACAGCTACCGCGCCCTGCAAAACCAGCAGCAGGTGGCGCTGGCTTTCTCCCTACCCCTCGTGGACTGGGGGAGGCGCCGCGCCACCATCCGCACCGCCGAGTTGGCGCGCGACCAAACCCAGGCCGCCGTGAGCCAGGACCAGCGCAGCTTCGAGCAAACCGTGCTCACGCAGGCCGCCCAGGTGCCGGCCCTGGCCAGCCAAACCCGCCTGGCCGCCCGCGCCGATACGCTGGCCCAGCGCCGCTACGCCATCACCCGCGCCACCTATGAGGCCGGCCGCCTCAGTCTCACCGATTTAACGCTGGCCTCGGCCGCCAAGGACCTGGCGCGGCGCGGCTACATTCTGGCCCTGCGCGCGGGCTGGGTGGGGTATTATCGCCTGCGCGGTCTCACGTTATTTGACTTTGAAACCCAGCAGCCGCTGGCCGCGCAGTAGCGCGAAGTTTCCACTTCGTGCGCGAGCGCAGCGAGCATCATCGTTTGCGCCGCCCGGCCCCCCTGCTCGCTGCGCTCGCGCACGAAGTAGAAACTTCGCGCTACTGCCTTTGCCACTCCTTTTTAGCTTCTTGCCCCATGTCCCTCCCTACCCCCTCCGCGCCGCCCGTCATCCAGCTTACTGGCATCGAAAAAGTCTACCAGACCAAAACCATCGAAACCGTGGCCCTGAGCCAGGTTAATATCTCTATTCAGCGCGGCGAGTTTGTGTCGGTGATGGGGCCCAGCGGCTGCGGCAAATCGACGTTACTCAGCCTGATGGGCCTGCTCGATGAGCCTAGCAGCGGCACCATTGAGATTGATGGGCGGGCCGTAACCTCGTATTCCGATAAGGAACTGGCGGGCCTGCGCAACCACAAAATCGGCTTCGTTTTTCAGAGCTACCACCTGATAAACGACCTCTCGGTGCGCGACAACGTGGAGTTGCCGTTGCTCTACCGGCCGGGGGTAGGCGGCGCCGAGCGCCGCCGCCGCGCCCTAGCCGCCCTCGACCAGGTGGGCCTCAATGCGCGCACCGGCCACTTCCCGGCGCAACTCAGCGGGGGGCAGCGGCAGCGCGTGGCCATTGCCCGCGCCCTGGCCGGCGCGCCCGAAATCATCCTGGCCGACGAGCCCACCGGCAACCTCGACTCGGTGATGGGCGAGGAAATAATGGCCCTGCTGCTGGGCCTCAACCGCGACCAGGGCACCACCCTCGTCATGGTCACCCACGACGAGCAGCAGGCCCTGAAAACCCAGCGCCTCATCCGGTTTTTCGACGGAAGACAAGTGGCGTGAGCAGCTACTGAACCAACAAATAAGAACGTCATGCTGAGCTTGTAGAAGCATCTCTACCACGCCGTCAGGGTTAGTAATTCTAACGGCGTGAGATGCTTCGACAAGCTCAGCATGACGGACGAAAATTTTCAATCTCTCTGCTATGCTCCTATCCTACCTCAAAATTGCCTGGAAAGTCCTCTTGCGGCGCAAGTTCTTCACCGCCATCAGCCTGTTTGGCATCAGCTTCACGCTGATGATTCTGCTGGTGGTGTATGCGTTGATAGATTTTGCCGCTGGGCCGCACCGGCCTGAGCTACGCAGCGACCGGCTATTGTTTATCAACCGAATACAGCTGCTGTATCGCGACGGCGGCACTAGTAACAGCAGCATGGGCTATGCTTTTCTAGACCGGTACGCCCGCCCGCTGCATACGCCCGAAAAAGTGTCTATCAGCCAAAGCAACTGGGGTACGGCTGTGGCCTACGTAGGGCAGCAAGTGCTGAAACTTGACCGTAAGCGCACAGATGGCGCATTTTGGCAAGTGTTGGATTTCGACTTCTTGGAGGGTCGCCCCTATAACCAGCGCGAAGTACAGGATGGAGCCCACGTAGCGGTAGTAAGTGAAACTACGGCCCGGCGCTACTTCGGCACTGCGGCGGGCGTGGCGGGGCGCGAGATGGTGCTCGATGCGGTGCCCTATCGGGTAGTAGGCGTGGTGCGCGACGTATCGTTGGTGCGCCTGCATAGCTACGCCGAACTGTGGCAGCCCATCTCGGCCACCGCCGACAACTTACGCGACTCCGAGTATTTGGGGAAGTACCAGGCCATCGTACTGGCCCGCCGCCCGGCCGACGTGCCGCTCATTAAGGAGGAGTACTTACAGGTTATCAACCGCGTACCGCTGCCCGACCCCAAGCGCTACAGCAAAGTAAACTCGCGGGCCCAAACGCTGCTGGCGTCGTCGCTGGGCAGCAATGAAAATGCTACCGAAGTGGAGGGCGCGGCCGGGCCGTTTCTGCGGGTAGTGGTGGGACTAGGACTGCTGTTTTTGCTGTTGCCGGCCCTCAACCTGATTAACATCAACGTGAGCCGCACGCTGGAGCGCTCCTCCGAGATTGGCGTGCGCAAGGCCTTCGGAGCCACGGGTAGGCAACTGGTGGGGCAGTTTCTGGTCGAAAACATCTCCCTGACGCTGCTGGGGGCGGGACTGGGTTTGGGGCTGGCGGCCGGGGTATTGGCGCTGCTCAATAGCAGCCACCTGGTGCCCTACGCCTCATTTGGATTAAATGGACGAGTGTTTGGGGCGGCGCTGGGCGTAGCCCTGTTTTTCGGAATCCTGTCGGGCGCTTACCCGGCTTATAAAATGTCGAAGTTGCACGCCGTAAAGGCTTTAAAAGGAGACCTTGCCGCATGATACGCCACCTGTTTACCCTAATATGGAACCGCAAGCGGGCTAATGCCTTGCTGACCCTGGAAATTTTTCTGGCTTTCATAGTGCTCTTTGCAGTAGGCAGCGTGGGCGTGTACTATTGGAATAATTACCGGTCACCGATGGGCTTCACCTATAAAAACGTGTGGCAAATTGACCTTAGTCCCGGCACTCAGCCCCGCGCCGAACAATTTGGCACCTTGCAGCAAGTGCTGGCGCAACTGCGCAGCACACCGGGCGTAGTGGGCGTATCGCGCAGCAACGACAACGTGCCGTTCGCCTTCAGCAATAACACTACTGGACTGGAATACGGTGAAGGCCCCGCCAAGCGGTCGGCAGGTGACGCAAATATTTACAGTGCTGGCCCCGAGCTACGTGCTATAATGGATGTGCAGCTGCGCGAAGGCCGCTGGTTTGACCGCCGCGATGAAGTAGCCAATCCTGTTCCCATCGTCATCAACGAGCAATTGCGCGAGCAGCTTTTTGAGCCAGGTCAGGCGGCCCTAGGGCAGGTAGTGCGCAGCGGCGACGAGCGCTGGCGCATCGTGGGCGTAAGCGGCCCCTACCGGGCCGACGGCGAGCTAGACGAGCCTAAAGCGGGCCTGTTCCGTTATGTAGGCCCGCAGGATACTACACGGGCTTGGTTTAAGTTGGTGATGCGGGTCCAACCAGGGTCCGGCGCATTACTGGAGAAGAAAATCGGCGACGATATCCGTGCCATCAATCCGCTTTGGCATAGCAGTATTGATTACCTAACCGAAATGCGAATAGCGAAGTTAAAAATAAAATTAACGCCGCCAGCCATTCTGGGCGTAGTGTGCATTTTCCTTATTGTGAATGTGGCCCTGGGCCTGTTTGGCGTGCTGTGGCTCAACATCAACCAGCGGCGCGGCGAGCTGGGCGTGCGCCGCGCAATGGGCGCCTCGGGCGCGGCCATCAGCCGGCAGATTGTGGGTGAGATTCTGGTGCTCACCACCTTTGGGCTGGCGCTAGGGCTGCTGGTGGCGGTGCAGTTTCCGCTGCTGGGCGTGTTTAATGTGCAGGCCGGCGTGTATGGCACCGCGATGGCGCTGGCGGCGGGCGGCCTCTACCTGCTGGCGGCGGCCTGCGCGCTCTACCCCAGCCGGCTGGCGGCAGGCATTCAGCCGGCCGTGGCCTTGCGCGAGGAGTGAGGGGGTAGGGCGAGCGTTGGGGTAAGGTTTGGGCGGGTTGGGATAATCTTCTTGCACCGGCCGGGCAACGGGCGGCACCTTTGCCGCATCTCACCCGCCAACCAGTCAGCCCCTTACCGACTCGGTTTTATTTTTCCCTACCCTCGTAACGAACGCCCACCCGCCCCGGTATCCACCCCAAACGCTCGCTAATTCACTAATTTTCTAACTCATCACCTTACTAATCTCATGAAAAACCTGCTGCTTTCCGCCCTTCTTTCGCTGCTGGCCCTGGGGTCGGCGCTAGCCCAAACGCGGACCGTGCCGGCGTTTCACACCATTAAGGTGAGCGGCGGCATCGAGCTGACCCTCACGGCGGGCGCTGCCCAGCGGGTGGAGGTGAGCACCGAGCCGGCCGAGCTAGCCCAGTACCTGACCACTACTGTGGAGGACGGCACGCTGGTGCTGCGCTTCGAGCACCCCAATGGCAACGTGCGGAGCCAGCACTTGCGCGTGGCCGTCACGGCCGACCAGCTTACGGCCCTCACTGCAAGCAGCGGCGCAGCCGTGACAGCCCGCGGCGCATTCGCCGCGTCCACGTTCGTGCTCGACGCCTCGTCGGGGGCCGCCGTGCGCGCCGACCTGGCCATCAGCGACCTAACGGTGCGCCAGCACGGCGGCAGCGTGGTGACCCTCAACGGCCAGGTGGCCAAGCTGCTGCTGGACGTAAACGGCGGCTCCGTCTTTAGCGGCAACGACCTGGCAACTACCACCTGCCAGGCGCAGGCCAACGGCGGTAGCATCGTGCGGCTCAACACGAAAGACAGCCTCACGGCCACCGCCGACGGCGGGTCCAGCATCAAGTATCACGGCTCGCCGCAGGTGACGAAGCAAGCCAATGGTGGCAGCACCATCAAGGGCAGTTAGCAGAAGACGTCTGTCATTGCGAGCGCAGCGCGGCAATGACAGACGTCTTCTGCTAACTGCCCTTGCTTATTTAACTACATCTTTTTTTCACCCTCTTTCTGAGCTATTTCTGATGAAAAACCTGCTGCTTCCTACCCTGCTGTCGCTGGCCGCCCTGGCGCCCGCTTTTGCCCAAAGCGCCCAAACGCGCGCGGTGCCCACTTTCCACGCCATTAA
The genomic region above belongs to Hymenobacter psoromatis and contains:
- a CDS encoding glycoside hydrolase family 5 protein; amino-acid sequence: MKITLVALLSLASLAHAQQAPLLRAEGPKIVDAQHREVLLRGMNLGGWLLQEGYMMKPGYGGTQGSVKKVLYAAGLSDAAVEKFYQQYRDNFITKADIDFIAQQGFNCIRLPLHYDLFLTPAQRAVRNGVIRGTVPYADYVAKLKEWQQKGELFKEPARLEAIRIIDQTLVWCAANKLYVVLDLHAAPGAQGTDSNIADALQPNDFWNEPVYQEMTNGLWATLARRYKNDGRIAMYDLINEPNNVPGGNPPIQAMFEKLINTVRAQGDQHLLLLEGNGYGNNYNSIEKKTFTHQENLVYNAHRYSILPKYPLSNAVDASNPDANQLGAIGNLLRFRAAQNVPVWVGETGENSAQWMGEAARNLNSVGIGWCNWTYKRFSDKPIAALLRIRLPYPVDVKSAADLPVILENIKFQNCVLNPEVIAALKAELK
- a CDS encoding SGNH/GDSL hydrolase family protein, whose product is MKANLLVYFASALLLAAPTPPAAAQAAPKPTVILFVGNSFFHGAFEPVLSYNTAAVTDENFKPTGPRSGREHADGPWGGIPGIFKKLTDEVGLNYEVHLEAISGQTLQFHYDSALAVIKQPKWDRVIMHDYSTGPVPMRHGGQPARFFTYATKLEQAVHEVNPKAKIYLYETWARADLTYPADKNYTGLPLDSMTTDLHRAYYQEAAQDHGFAGVAPAGDAWLRAVRQGLADPNPYDDAEPGKVDLWGRDHYHPSAYGAYLNACVVLAEVTGYDPRKLGAQEQAAAALGIAPEVAVRLQKIAYEQVRAGRKG
- a CDS encoding efflux RND transporter periplasmic adaptor subunit gives rise to the protein MDRIIDTATQRRRRLRTWLLGVAALAALLAAGWGLRAALQPSLRRGDILTARVETGDVDATLTAAGTIIPAREVVITSPIPSTVRRVVLAVGARVRPGQLILELDKDLAASALAKLDDEQLRNQNKNSQLQLTLDRSLTDLAAQQQSQDLKVSSLESALRDEQHLLAIGGGTAEAVRQAELNLRTARLEAQRLRQQLANQRLASQADRRELGYTVSMQQRSIQEQAGKLRQADISSQLPGVLTWVNDNLGATVQAGDALARVADLSRYRVRATLADSYADQLHPGDAVLVRLGPGTDLRGTVASISPAVDKGVVTFYATLANDHHPALRANLRADVFVITRAHRGVLRLHNGPFYQGGQEQPVFVLAGGRAGRRVVHFGDSNTDYVQVLRGLTKGEEVIVSDTKGFVDTPELQVE
- a CDS encoding TolC family protein, producing the protein MFLVRKKLPCHQQSSGSPPPQGRGRGWSCARRAALLLLLLPLIAPAQTLTLPDLIQQTLTTAAPGLQARAAREGGYWAYRAYQASYRPQLALQGVVPSFNRAIIPVVQPDGTTAFQSVRYNNSLLAVNLTQNIGLTGAQVVVGSQVQRFDDFIRTEKRYNNQPFTLGLTQPLGYFNALKWDSRIAPLLYQESQRQYLEDREAIAQRVTELYFDVLLQQVNAAVAGQNAQATAELLRVGREKYQLGRLSESDLLQLELNLLNAQQAQAQALLDAETATVSLRTYCALPTPDPTAGAAPLAVPTPAPTLAVVPAEALAQAQQHRVAVLALARRQLQAARDVAQARGTTGLLATLTANLGYVNQAPQLTDSYRALQNQQQVALAFSLPLVDWGRRRATIRTAELARDQTQAAVSQDQRSFEQTVLTQAAQVPALASQTRLAARADTLAQRRYAITRATYEAGRLSLTDLTLASAAKDLARRGYILALRAGWVGYYRLRGLTLFDFETQQPLAAQ
- a CDS encoding ABC transporter ATP-binding protein, whose protein sequence is MSLPTPSAPPVIQLTGIEKVYQTKTIETVALSQVNISIQRGEFVSVMGPSGCGKSTLLSLMGLLDEPSSGTIEIDGRAVTSYSDKELAGLRNHKIGFVFQSYHLINDLSVRDNVELPLLYRPGVGGAERRRRALAALDQVGLNARTGHFPAQLSGGQRQRVAIARALAGAPEIILADEPTGNLDSVMGEEIMALLLGLNRDQGTTLVMVTHDEQQALKTQRLIRFFDGRQVA
- a CDS encoding ABC transporter permease is translated as MLLSYLKIAWKVLLRRKFFTAISLFGISFTLMILLVVYALIDFAAGPHRPELRSDRLLFINRIQLLYRDGGTSNSSMGYAFLDRYARPLHTPEKVSISQSNWGTAVAYVGQQVLKLDRKRTDGAFWQVLDFDFLEGRPYNQREVQDGAHVAVVSETTARRYFGTAAGVAGREMVLDAVPYRVVGVVRDVSLVRLHSYAELWQPISATADNLRDSEYLGKYQAIVLARRPADVPLIKEEYLQVINRVPLPDPKRYSKVNSRAQTLLASSLGSNENATEVEGAAGPFLRVVVGLGLLFLLLPALNLININVSRTLERSSEIGVRKAFGATGRQLVGQFLVENISLTLLGAGLGLGLAAGVLALLNSSHLVPYASFGLNGRVFGAALGVALFFGILSGAYPAYKMSKLHAVKALKGDLAA
- a CDS encoding ABC transporter permease — protein: MIRHLFTLIWNRKRANALLTLEIFLAFIVLFAVGSVGVYYWNNYRSPMGFTYKNVWQIDLSPGTQPRAEQFGTLQQVLAQLRSTPGVVGVSRSNDNVPFAFSNNTTGLEYGEGPAKRSAGDANIYSAGPELRAIMDVQLREGRWFDRRDEVANPVPIVINEQLREQLFEPGQAALGQVVRSGDERWRIVGVSGPYRADGELDEPKAGLFRYVGPQDTTRAWFKLVMRVQPGSGALLEKKIGDDIRAINPLWHSSIDYLTEMRIAKLKIKLTPPAILGVVCIFLIVNVALGLFGVLWLNINQRRGELGVRRAMGASGAAISRQIVGEILVLTTFGLALGLLVAVQFPLLGVFNVQAGVYGTAMALAAGGLYLLAAACALYPSRLAAGIQPAVALREE
- a CDS encoding head GIN domain-containing protein; translated protein: MKNLLLSALLSLLALGSALAQTRTVPAFHTIKVSGGIELTLTAGAAQRVEVSTEPAELAQYLTTTVEDGTLVLRFEHPNGNVRSQHLRVAVTADQLTALTASSGAAVTARGAFAASTFVLDASSGAAVRADLAISDLTVRQHGGSVVTLNGQVAKLLLDVNGGSVFSGNDLATTTCQAQANGGSIVRLNTKDSLTATADGGSSIKYHGSPQVTKQANGGSTIKGS